The segment TCGTTTTCGTTCCCGGCTACGGCCACCCCGAGACCACAGCGACCAACGGACCCAAGGAAGCGCAGAGACCATGAAGCTGACCGGAGCCCAGGCCCTCATCAAGAGCCTCGAGATGGAAGGCGTGGAGGTGATGTTCGGCCTCCCGGGCGGGGCCATCCTCCCCGTCTACGACCCCATCATCGACTCCACCATCCGCCACGTCCTCGTGCGCCACGAGCAGGGTGCCGGGCACATGGCCGAGGGCTACGCCCACGTCACCGGGCGCCCGGGCGTCGCCATCGTCACCAGCGGCCCGGCAGCCACCAACATCGTCACCCCGCTCTGCGACGCCTACATGGACTCCATCCCCATGGTGGTCGTCACCGGGCAGGTGCCGTCCACCAACATCGGGAGCGACGCGTTCCAGGAGTGCGACACGACCGGGATCACCATGTCGGTCACCAAGCACAACTGGCTGGTGATGGACGCCCAGGACATCCCCCGCATCGTCCGTGAGGCGTTCCACATCGCCACCACCGGCCGGCCCGGGCCGGTGCTGATCGACGTCCCCAAGGACGTGAGCATGCAGACGATGGACTGGTACTGGCCGGAGGGGGTCGACCTCCCCGGCTACAAACCAACCACCATCGGCCATCCGCGCATGATCAAGGAGGCGGCCAGGCTGGTCGGCGAGTCCCGCCGGCCCGTGATCTACGCCGGAGGCGGCATCCTCAAGGCCCGGGCGGCCGAGGCCCTCAAGGCCTTCGCCGAGCTCACCGGCATCCCCGTGGTCACCACCCTGATGGCCCGGGGCGCCTTCCCCGACCGCCACCCGCTGTGCCTGGGCATGCCGGGCATGCACGGCAACTACACGGCCGTCACCGCCATGCAGAGGGCCGACCTGCTCATCGCCCTCGGTTCGCGCTTCGACGACCGGGTCACGGGCAAGGTCTCCGGGTTCGCACCCGACGCCAGGATCATCCACGTCGACATCGACCCGGCCGAGCTGGGCAAGGTCCGCCGCCCCGACGTGCCGATCGTGGGCGACTGCCGGCGGGTCGTCGAGGAGCTGGTCAAGGCGGTCGAGGCCCTCGGTGGCGCCGCCTCCCAGCCCGACCGCACCGAGTGGACGACCCAGCTGCGGCAGTGGCAGGAGCAGTACCCGCTGCACTACGAGCAGTCCTTCGACGAGGGGGGCGCCCTCAAGCCCCAGTACGTGCTCGAGCAGCTGCGGGACAACACCCCCGACGACTGCATCGTCGTGTCCGGCGTGGGCCAGCACCAGATGTGGACCTCGCAGTACTGGAAGTTCGACCACCCCTACACGTGGGTGAACTCGGGCGGCCTCGGCACCATGGGCTTCGCCGTGCCCGCGGCCATCGGCGCCAAGGTCGGCATGCCGGACCGCATGGTCTGGGCCGTCGACGGCGACGGCTGCTTCCAGATGACCGCCCAGGAGCTGGTGACGGCGGCGGCCGAGCGCATCCCCGTCAAGGTCGCCATCCTCAACAACGCCTACCTGGGCATGGTCCGCCAGTGGCAGGAGATGTTCTACGAGGAGCGCTACTCCGAGGTGTACCTGTCGCCCGACCTGCCCGACTACGTGAAGTGGGCGGAGGCCATGGGGTGCGTCGGGCTGCGGGTGGAGCACCCCGAGGACGTCCTGCCCGCCATCGAGAAGGCCAACTCGATCGACGACCGGCCCGTGGTCATCGACTTCCGCACCGACTCGTCGGAGAAGGTGTACCCGATGGTCGCCGCCGGCACGTCCAACGACGAGATCATCGTCGACCCGGCGCACGGCGAAGGGGGGCGGTGAGCATGGCGGTGAAGCACCACACCCTGTCGGTCCTGGTCGAGAACAAGGCCGGCGTCCTCACCCGCATCGCCGGCCTGTTCGCCCGCCGCGGGTTCAACATCTACTCGCTGGCGGTGGCGCCCACCGACGACGAGCGGTTCTCCCGGATCACCATCGTGGTGGACGTCGAGTCCAAGCCGCTGGAGCAGATCACCAAGCAGCTGTTCAAGCTGATCAACGTGGTGAAGATCAACGAGCTCGACCCCGACGACTCGGTCGAGCGCGAGCTGGTGCTGGCCACCGTGCGGGCCGGCGCCGGCGGCACCCGGGGCCAGGTCATCGAGCTGGTGCAGGTGTTCGAGGGCAAGATCGTCGACGTGGGGTCCGACCAGCTGACCGTGATGGTGGCCGGCACCCCGTCCAAGGTCGACGACTTCGAGGACCTCATGCGACCCTACGGGATCATCGAGCTGCAGCGCACCGGCCGGGTGGCGCTGCCCAAGTTGGAGCGGCAGGCACCGCGCCTGCGCAGCGTGAGCGGGAAGGTGGGTTAGCCATGGTGGCCAGGATCTCCTACGAGAACGACGCCGACCCGGGCCTGGTCGGCAGCCGCAAGGTCGCCGTGATCGGCTACGGCTCGCAGGGCCACGCCCACGCGCTGAACCTGAAGGACTCGGGGATCGACGTCCGGGTCGGCCTGCGGGAGGGGTCGTCGTCGAAGGCCAAGGCCGAGGCGGCGGGACTGGCCGTGCGTACGGTCGCCGAGGCCACCGCCGAGGCCGACCTCGTGATGATCCTGCTGCCCGACACCGAGCAGCAGGCGGTCTACGACGAGTCCATCGCCCCCAACCTCTCGGAGGGCGACGCCATCTTCTTCGCCCACGGCTTCAACATCAGGTTCAACCTCATCACGCCGCCCGCCGGCGTCGACGCGGCCATGGTCGCCCCCAAGGGGCCCGGCCACCTGGTGCGGCGCACCTACACCGAGGGCGGCGGCGTGCCGGCGCTCATCGCCGTGGCCCAGGACGCCTCGGGCAAGGCCCGCGACCTCGCCCTGTCGTACGCCCACGCCCTGGGGGCCACCCGGGCCGGCGTGCTCGAGACGACGTTCGAGGAGGAGACGGAGACCGACCTGTTCGGCGAGCAGGTCGTGCTGTGCGGCGGGCTCACCGCTCTCGTGATGGCCGGCTACGAGACGCTCGTCGATGCCGGCTACCAGCCCGAGTCGGCCTACTTCGAGTGCCTCCACGAGCTCAAGCTGATCGTCGACCTCATGTACGAGAACGGGATCGCGGGCATGCGGTTCTCGATCTCCGACACGGCCGAGTACGGCGACGTCACCCGGGGCCCCCGCATCATCAACGACGGCGTGAAGGCCGAGATGCAGAAGATCCTCGAGGAGATCCGCTCCGGCAGGTTCGCCGAGGAGTGGATCGCCGAGAACCGGGCCGGCCGTCCTCGGTTCGAGGAGCTGCGGGCGGCCGGCAAGGAGCACC is part of the Acidimicrobiales bacterium genome and harbors:
- a CDS encoding acetolactate synthase large subunit → MRHCAHRARHHPHPRSHLTHAAFPAACVTTSQPGGRFRSRLRPPRDHSDQRTQGSAETMKLTGAQALIKSLEMEGVEVMFGLPGGAILPVYDPIIDSTIRHVLVRHEQGAGHMAEGYAHVTGRPGVAIVTSGPAATNIVTPLCDAYMDSIPMVVVTGQVPSTNIGSDAFQECDTTGITMSVTKHNWLVMDAQDIPRIVREAFHIATTGRPGPVLIDVPKDVSMQTMDWYWPEGVDLPGYKPTTIGHPRMIKEAARLVGESRRPVIYAGGGILKARAAEALKAFAELTGIPVVTTLMARGAFPDRHPLCLGMPGMHGNYTAVTAMQRADLLIALGSRFDDRVTGKVSGFAPDARIIHVDIDPAELGKVRRPDVPIVGDCRRVVEELVKAVEALGGAASQPDRTEWTTQLRQWQEQYPLHYEQSFDEGGALKPQYVLEQLRDNTPDDCIVVSGVGQHQMWTSQYWKFDHPYTWVNSGGLGTMGFAVPAAIGAKVGMPDRMVWAVDGDGCFQMTAQELVTAAAERIPVKVAILNNAYLGMVRQWQEMFYEERYSEVYLSPDLPDYVKWAEAMGCVGLRVEHPEDVLPAIEKANSIDDRPVVIDFRTDSSEKVYPMVAAGTSNDEIIVDPAHGEGGR
- the ilvN gene encoding acetolactate synthase small subunit, translating into MAVKHHTLSVLVENKAGVLTRIAGLFARRGFNIYSLAVAPTDDERFSRITIVVDVESKPLEQITKQLFKLINVVKINELDPDDSVERELVLATVRAGAGGTRGQVIELVQVFEGKIVDVGSDQLTVMVAGTPSKVDDFEDLMRPYGIIELQRTGRVALPKLERQAPRLRSVSGKVG
- the ilvC gene encoding ketol-acid reductoisomerase: MVARISYENDADPGLVGSRKVAVIGYGSQGHAHALNLKDSGIDVRVGLREGSSSKAKAEAAGLAVRTVAEATAEADLVMILLPDTEQQAVYDESIAPNLSEGDAIFFAHGFNIRFNLITPPAGVDAAMVAPKGPGHLVRRTYTEGGGVPALIAVAQDASGKARDLALSYAHALGATRAGVLETTFEEETETDLFGEQVVLCGGLTALVMAGYETLVDAGYQPESAYFECLHELKLIVDLMYENGIAGMRFSISDTAEYGDVTRGPRIINDGVKAEMQKILEEIRSGRFAEEWIAENRAGRPRFEELRAAGKEHPIEKVGAELRAMMPFISAGRQRPEDVSGG